One genomic window of Melopsittacus undulatus isolate bMelUnd1 chromosome 15, bMelUnd1.mat.Z, whole genome shotgun sequence includes the following:
- the LOC101875080 gene encoding proteasome subunit beta type-5 translates to MALASVVGADAPLPSRSLLLGLAAHRDPAASSAGIAAPLLRELPPLLPGPGIHLLHGTTTLAFKLPHGVVLAVDSRATAGSYVASQSVQKVLEVSARVLGTLAGGAADCAFWQRVLARQCRVYRLRHRQHASVAAAAKLLANMVYQYKGMGLSMGTMIGGWDKRGPGLYYVDSDGTRVPGTAFAVGSGSPYAYGVLDRGYHPELELEAACALARRAIFQAAHRDAYSGGRVSVYHVGPEGWRCISCDNVAELQERYGVGWDGNK, encoded by the exons ATGGCGCTGGCGAGCGTGGTGGGGGCTGACGCTCCGCTCCCGTCCCGTTCCCTCCTCCTGGGGCTCGCCGCGCACCGGGACCCGGCCGCATCCTCCGCCGGCATCGCCGCCCCCCTCCTTCGGGAgctgccgccgctgctgccCGGGCCCGGCATCCACCTCCTGCACGGCACCACCACCCTGGCCTTCAAG ctgccccatggcGTGGTGCTGGCCGTTGACTCCCGCGCCACGGCCGGCTCTTACGTGGCATCGCAGTCGGTGCAGAAGGTGCTGGAGGTGAGCGCGCGGGTGCTGGGCACCCTAGCGGGGGGTGCTGCTGACTGCGCCTTCTGGCAGCGGGTGCTGGCACGGCAGTGCCGCGTGTACCGCCTGCGTCACCGGCAGCACGCCTCTGTGGCCGCCGCTGCCAAGCTGCTGGCCAACATGGTGTACCAATACAAGGGCATGGGGCTCAGCATGGGCACCATGATCGGCGGCTGGGACAAGAGGGGGCCTG GCCTCTACTATGTGGACAGCGACGGCACACGTGTCCCAGGCACTGCCTTTGCCGTGGGTTCGGGCTCGCCCTATGCCTATGGGGTGCTGGACCGCGGCTACCACCCTGAGCTGGAGCTAGAGGCTGCCTGCGCTCTGGCACGCCGCGCCATCTTCCAGGCTGCGCACCGTGATGCCTACTCAGGTGGCCGTGTCTCCGTCTACCATGTGGGGCCTGAGGGCTGGCGCTGCATCTCCTGCGACAACGtagctgagctgcaggagcGCTATGGGGTTGGGTGGGATGGCAACAAGTGA